In Lemur catta isolate mLemCat1 chromosome 5, mLemCat1.pri, whole genome shotgun sequence, the genomic stretch gttgcagtgagctacaatgatgccactgcactctacccagagcaacagagtgagactgtctcaacaaaaaaacaaacaaggcaactgaacgCCCCTCCTGAACACTCCCCCACcccttaaaaaaaaggaaaaaggaaaacaaagtaaaataagtcCAGTATCACCAAAATTTCATCTATAAATTtataatcaatattattttacttcaaaTAATTTGTTGAGGTGTCCCTtgcttattctgttttctttcaaaaaccaGAGCACTTGCTTATAATATCAAATAAGGTTGGCACTGAGGCACAATTAAATATTCAAAGTGAGTTCTGAGTTTTTATCTCATTTTGGTGTGTAGcatcaaaatataattaatcatACTGGAGAATATgcaaatttgtaatttttgttaaatattggTTTTTCAGTCTCTCTTTCTAATTTATCCCTAGCTGCTTACAAAGGATTTGAGACaatttacaatattaaaatatgtatatgtaccaAAACTATCAAAAACAATTCAgctgaagcaaaaaaaaagttttttttactGGATGTTACCAAATAACCGGAATCGAATAACTAATTCAGTTGAATATCAAATTCAGCTTTGACATTCTGACAATGGGCACAAGCAGCATGCATGCCATTCCTATTGATAGAGTGTGCTTGTGAGAACTTCCTCTGTAGCCCAGCCGTGTGGGCACTGAGCTAACTGAAGTTCTGCTAAAGGCAGTTGCAGTCCTATTCTTGAATCACTCGGAGTGGTTTTGAGGCCTCTCAGGAGCACTCTGTCCAGCAAGTCGTCACACCAGTCAGATTGCCAAGCTATGGTCCCTTGAGCCAAATCTCAGTCCTTTGTGGTCTCTGTCTACTACTGTGCTCTAGAAGGGTCTATCGATGATTCAGCCTGAGATAAAAGGAGTTCAGTCTCCTTCCTGTACGGGATCAGTCCAGGTCTCTCTGAGGTTCAGCTTCTCATCCTGTCATGAGGGCTATGACCGCTGTCTAATTTCCTAGTGCACTCACATGGACTGCAGAGCTACTCAAGGCGTGATCTGCAAACTGCTATTGGTTCTCTAATTGTTACCGATTGGAGAAGAGATAAGTTTACAAGTCAACTGTGTGACTAAAAACACAATGTAGTTTAGCTgactcttttcttttcatttctctttttcccttactGCAAGACTGCAGTATGTTGAATTACACTCTGGTGTGAGCATCTTGTCTCATTGCAGATGGGCAATTTGGCTAAGGGCCAGTCGAGGTCAATGTGAACCAATGACTGTGGTATAAATGTGATGTGTGGTTAATCTGTCTgcagataaaaataattgtacaaaACTTAATTATATCTGGCTTGATATGAGTGAGACTGGGAATATGGAATCCCACACCACCCAGTGTCCCCTGCCCCAGACACAAAATATtactcttttcccctttcttggATTTTAGTATGTCCCTCCCACATCCGTAGAGATGGGATGCTAGCCTATGCTGCTCAGAGTCCTCCAGCCGCAGCCGGGGTCTGTGCTAACCTGACTTCCCACATTCCCCCCCGCCTCCCCGCCCAGTGAGCAGCAGCACCTGTGGAGCATGCTCACTGTGCAGCGGTCACAAATGTGCTGAGTCGGTGAGACGGACACTCCTACACACAAGTTACACGAAGTAAGTTCATTATTTACAGACAGGCAGCAAGAGACAACAGAAGCTTAGGCTCCATTCTGAGCCAGTCCTGCAAGCCTCAGAAGCTCTGCCTGAGGTGGCTGGAGTCTTGTCTGCATGTGACCCACTTGTGCCACAGCTGAGGGACCCCAGAAAGCAGCCTGCCCTGTGTTTAACGCTCACGGATGATGTGACTCACTGGGCTAAGCACTGAAGAAACATCCTGTGTCTAGACAGGGCACGTCACagagccaggctgggccaggcagcTCCCTCTTGTCTCAAGATTTTGCATCCCCAGCATACTCTgcagttattcttgagaactgAAAGGGAGAACAAAGGGGAAGCGGGGTCAGTCCAAGACCACCTGGAGAAACGTCCTGCAGCACCGACCTGTCAGGGAGCTACTGGCTGACCAGGGAGGGATGCTGTTGCCTTTCTGATGAGAACGTAAGCCCCTTAGTGTTGACCTCAACTTCTCAAAGTAGTTCTGCCATGCTGTTGCTGTAGGTGTGCCACTGGCCATCCAGAGGGTGCCAGCAGTAGGCTGCAAAGGTGCAAACCCAAAGTCTTAATTATTGTAGCCCCCCAAAGCAGGAAGACATTACCCACTAGTGTAGGTGAAAGATAGATATGTTTAtaacagaataagaaaaagcaCTGCATTTTTGGCTGGAAAAACATTTTGTGGAATCAGAAAGGATCAGTAAGTTATACTCCCAGATGATTACTGATAAAGCATGCTGCTATTTTAAGTGGAATGTTGCAGCCCCAAGTTATGGGGCCTGACAGTAATGCCAACATTCACCCCATTTATTCTGGGAAGCTTCAAATGCACAACTCTGATTAAGTATGTAATGAAAGTGAAAATGAGAATAACCATAAGAATAATTGCACAGTAACTTGCCATTAGTTTGAGAATCATGCACAAATAACTAGCAGTGTTTGCGTAGTACCAGCAtgccttgtttgtttgttcattgatTGATTTATTTACAGGACATCTGTTAGATGCCTAGGGTCAGGCTAAGATCTAAATGTTGCTCAGTAACATTGCTGGCATGAAAGAATGACAAAACTAAGTAGGTATCAGTAAGTAGCATGCATATTCCTTATCAGATCAATGCCATGTTACTCTTGCTATACAAAAATGGAAAGGAACATTGAATTGTATTCATGCTTATCCTATTATCAGGTGAGAATCCCGAGCTCTCCGGCTTAGAAAGGATTTTAGCAAGACATCAGTTTCCAAAAGAGATtagcctgactccaaagccaagcAGAGTGCCCTCATGGAGAAGAAAAGCCGTCAACAATGTAAGTGACGGATGGAAGAAATGCCACTTGTGGAAGAGAAACACAAAAGACCCTCCAATGTCCACCATAGTTGTCAGGTAGGCTTTCTCTAATTTCTGCCCTAGCCGGACACATTTAGAGATACACAGGGTGATCATAAAATCTCTTTATGACTtagctaaaaaataatttaatgtgatCTTTAAGATACACAGTAAGCATGGAAACAAACACTGTGTAAAAGCACAGGGGTCCCATTTTCACACATCCCAGAGCTGCTGGAGGAGCCTCATGAGAATAAGCTCACCAAGATGGGAGCAGGCGTGTGAGGCCCCCGTGGTCCATTGCAGTATAGACTGGCGAGCAGAAATCTAGCAGGGCTGGAGTACGATTCTTTGAGAGAAACCCAACCACTGAGCTGTGGGACTTTTTGGTTGCATGAGTTGGGAAGCCCAGCGCCAGCATTAGCATGACCAGGGGCTAAGGTACAATAAAATGGCATGGTAGAACCTTGGCTTTGTCCCAAGTCTGCCAGATTGTACACTGAGCGATATGGGAAGCCATTGCAGGCTTTTAACAAGAGGGCGACCCGAGCTGGGTGGAAGCAGACCTGCCGGGAGCTTTTACAGTTATGCAGGAGAGGGGTGGCGGCCTCAGACCAGCTGGTAACAGTGGGGATGTGGAATTGGTTGGATTCTGGTGCTCAAAGTCTAAGCTCTGCTTACTTGGCATGTTACCTTTTTTTGGTGCACTTCCTTCCCTGCTTATGCCAGATAGGTCTATATTTGTTTCTTTAGTATTGCTGCACGTATTGCTGTACAATGCAACGATGCCTAcactttgcacatagtaggtgttagGATGGAAAACTTAGGAGGTGCTCACATCGctggtggagaaagatttctcatgaaGAGATTAGGatgtataaatgtaaaaaagtttATCCttttagaaggagagagagagtgagagaggaaagagagggagagcagggagacaGTGTGGCATCCGGTGGCATCccatggcatcccaaagaaagagaaagggtgcCACCCCTGAGGTCAAGTGGAtggctgattttaagggggacaaagagaaaaaactagTGACGgtgtcagttgataacaaaagcggctgcaggatgtcaaagtccaagagttgcTTTCCCCGAATTTCCCTGGAGAAGGGACTATCACAGATGTGACTCTGCCCTCCAGGTATGTgtggttgaggctgtagctccttctcctgctgtttactcaggaactctgtaaaagcagagtctcaaaaaaaaaaaaaaccaatattaaagagaaatatttacatctcttttccatctgttcagctcttttcagaactTGTACAAAACAGAACTCCTACGGGGTACCTGTTAGCaggagaactcataggattgatctctAACTGCTACTAGGAAATtgtaggattaggtattttcctgttatttttgcaaggccgtCCCTTTCAGTAGGTATTCAAAAGCTGTCATtgccaggcaggcaggagaaAAGTATACCTTACTATAAAGACAAAGATCTTTCTGATTTGAAGGTTAACAGATACAGGGAGAGAGCTCCAGCTCATGAATTTGCCTGTCCCGGAAGCTTCCACTGAGATCATTGCCCCGGGCAGTGTCTacttttgtctacttttgcttttcaGTGTCCTCAGTGGCATAATTGgtcaatttgatttaaaaatccGTAGCCCAAGAAGGTAAAGATATGTTATAAAACAAGGTGGTCACTAGAACCATGATGTTTTCTAGACAATACAAAGGCACTAAATTTTTGTCCAGAGAAGGATAAAAGTTATATTAAGTGATGATTCCTATTTGACCATGCTTTAAAGCAAGCCTATTAAAAGAAATTCAGGTTTCACAACCATAGGTTTATATACCTCAATTTCAGGTCATGATGTCTTCACATGTCTTTACATCCCAGTttggtttttgaaaatatataattagagCATCAGAACATAAGAAATTACActgttctttaaacatttctttctatGAGCATTCATTTGCTTTCCTTAAAAGCAGGgactgtcttatttatttttgtattccaaGTGTTGTGGGTTGGGGTCTTGGGAAGCAAGTGCTGAGACAGAGATAAAAGTGTAAAAGGTTCCCTGGGGGTGCTGTAGCATGCAGGGGGCACAGAGGAAGCCCTGCTGGGCAAGAATTCAAGAGTTGGGAAAGCAGGCTCCACCTCAGTGGGTGGAGCAGCAAAGTCACATTGAAGAGGGCGTGGATATAAAAGGTTGGAGGATTGGGGCCATTTTTCAATCAATCACGAACCTTTCTTGGTTACTGTGATTCCAGATTCCAGAAGGAGCTGCTGAATTAACTGGTCTAGTCCTGATGATGCCTCCTGGCATCAATGATTCTTGTCCTATCACTTGGTAACATGGTGAATATAGTCACTTGATAACTGTGTCATTCTTCATCCTTTGCGACTTTACTGGCACCCTTGAAAGAATCCATTCTTTAGCCAAGGCAAGCCTGGTTATTATAGAGGAATATTATCAATAATAGCTTTGTCCTTAAAATTAggattaccatatgacccaacaatgtcactactgggtatgtatccaaaggaattCAGCATGTCGAACATGCACCCCCATGTTCgtggcagcactattcacaatagccaaaatatgaaatcaacctagtgtccatcaacagatgactgaataaagcaaatgtggtatacAGACACAATGGAATgcttttcagccataaaaaagaatgaaatcctgtcatttgaggCAACATGGATCAGCCTGGAGGaattatgttcagtgaaataagccacacacGAAAAGATACTCTTTTGTGGATgtttaaaaagttgatctcatggaacTAGAGAGTAGACTAGTGGTTACtgtgggctgggaagggcagggggtAGGGATGGATAGCCAGAGGTTGGTTAACTTAACAGGTACAAAAGtacagctagacaggaggaataagttccagtgttcAACAGCACTGGAGGGTGACTACAGTCAACAATAATTTGTTGCATATTTTCAAACAACTATGagttttgaatgttcccaacacaaaggaaTGACAAGTGTTTGAGgcaatggatatgctaattaccttgttTTGATCATTGCATTgtatacacatatagaaaaagcacactgtaccccataaatacgtacactaattatgtgtcaatttttaAGAAGAATAGCGTTGTCTTTGTCTCTAAGATGTACTGACAACACTGCCGAGTAGTGCCTTGGGCACCTGTCAAACGGTACTGCTAATACCTCATGTTGTGTCAGGCAGACTCATGACACTGATGAAAAGATGACTGTGGCATTGAGTTTTGACAAGTATAAAGTGTATTCAAATGCGTCGTACAGTATTTTCACATATGGGATTGAGCCAACTATAGGTACTGACCTTGGACTTGCACTGGCAAACATCTGCCCAGCTTATGCTGTGTGTCCCCACTAGCACAGAAAGGGGGAGGCCTCTCTCACGCATGGCGATCACCGTTTTAGGTCCACAAAACAGGCAGCTCATACCTGATGCCTGCTGGCTTTGAAAAGTTCCTTCGATGCTGTGCTATGTAAATAAATCATCAGGCATAAAACCCAGGAGTCCTGGGCCCACACTGGTGAACAGATTTTCTGAGTCTAGAGCTGCAGATGGTGGTGTCTTATCCCTGTTGGAGAACTTGGCAGGATTCCAACCCTCAGTTTTATAATACTGGAAATCCCTGCTGGATACTGCATGTAAATTATAATTACTTGTAAACTGTACTTACTGGCTCAATATGTCATATTCATATGGGCTCTAgggcttaactttttttttccctgggaaAACTGTGACAAGAGCAGGACTTCACAGGAGAGGGCTGTCTATGCCAGACAAGAACTTTGGTTCAGATTCCAAAATGCTTTTATCGCACCAACATGGTAGCAACTGAAGACAGGATCTAGTGGTCAATAGGTTTTATTCTGCCCTCTTTTGTGCCGTAGACATTTGCAATTAAGCCTGACTTGGGGCCAACCCCCAAGAGACAGCCACCCCTTCTCTATGCTACCATTCTTCTGTTACTGTACCTACCCTGCTGTAGTGTATGTGCGTGTTGGTTTGCTACCCAGTCCAAGATCTCCACAGAGACATCGGGTAGGTTTCATGAAAAACATTTAGTATTTTCTACTGCAAACTAATACCacaagataaatgaaaaacacaGTTGATTAAATGTAGCCAAATGAAAGGCTCCTatgtctcttttctcctcccttttgTTACTTGTTCCTCCAACTTACCCAGGACTCATCGGCCTGAGAGCTGGAACAGCTCTGGGCACAGCCCTCTGGTGCTTGTGAGATGATAGGAAACTGAGACTAGGAGAGGCAGACGTGTCCCCAAGGGCATACAGCTAACAGTGGCGGAGCAAGGACCAGAGCCACCTTAGAACATGTTAAGTTTCTTGTCTACTCTGACTTATCAACACTGATATATTCATCAAGGTCCCTGGTGTGTCTGCAGGCTAGAGTGACCCTCACTGATGGACATTCCACATGACCATTGATTTTGTGTGTCATCTTGGGTAGGCCCCAGTATGctgttgtttggtcaaacaccagtaAAGATGTTACTATGGTGTTTTtcagatgagattaacatttacaTCAGCagactttgaataaagcagacGACCCTCCGTAACATGCataggcctcatccaatcagctgaagcCTGGGGTCCCCGCAggggaaggaattctgcctccattTGGCCTTTGGACTCAAGACTGCAGCATCGACTCCTGCTGGAATTTCCAGCCCCTCAGCCAGCCCTGGACGCATCAAGACCCATCAGCATCAACAATTGCacgagccaattccttaaaattgCTCTCTCTCCATATAGAttagatatagaaatatagatatagatatagatatagatatagatatagatatagatatagggATAGGTATGGATCCACTGCTAACACTGCTGACTCATGCCCTTGTTTTCTATATTCtactggctctgtttctctggagaactctaacaCAGTCCATGAATTTGGCATTTGTGTGGTTCCAAAGGGGCTTaagtaaagtttttattttgttttttggtttttttttgcgCAGTCTAAGAAAAATAGGCTCATAGGGGAATACTAGTCTGGGGAAGGCTGGTGATTGAGGACTGCACATTTCTGAAGGCAGAAAGGAGGGACTGTGTTATCACACCTCTCCCTTGCACCACCAGTGTCGTCTACCTGGAAGCAGCAACCGTCTGCTGGGCACGGGGCTGAAAGGAAGAGTAACTGGAAGCCTCAGGGTAGATACTTTGTGAAGAGATATGACTGACTCGACTTGGGAAACATGCAGAAAGATCTAGGAGGTGTCAGAGAAAACCAGAGCTGGACAGAAGTTCAAGTTGTGAAGATGAATTTTGTTCAGGACAATTGCCACAGGGGAAGAGAGACTCCAGTGTAGAATGGCACTCCAGTCCAAATACACGGGGGACAAGTGGGGATTTATGGCCACGGAGCAGGGGGTCTGTGGatggaaaattgctaagaggagACACAAGACTGGGGGGAATTCTAGCGGAACCAGCCTAATAGGAACGCAGGGATGATCAGAGTCAAAGGGTGGGGAGTGAAGAATTTTGATCAGATACTGAGGGTGATCAGGTATTGAGTTTGGGAGGTTCTTGCTAAACTCCCTTAGCAGTGTTACTTGCTAAAGCTAGATTTTACACGGAAGCCTAGGCGCCTAGGAGAAGCTTCAGAGGCCTGACTGAAGGGTGGCCAAGCAGGGAAGTCACTCATTGCTGACCTTCCAGGGGCTCTGAGCCCCGCCTGCCCATGCAGTTGCCCCACGCCTGCCGCGCCCACCCAGACCAACTGAGTCGTCctcccaggggcagggccaggcccacaGGGGATGACAATGCACAGCCAAGGGCGACAACCACTGAAACCTTCCAAGTAGGAGCTATAGAAACGGAAATAATTCCCCTGTGATGTGTAGAGATGACCCTTTTCAGCATTCCAGGGACACTCACAGCTGGCCTGACTGCTCGCAGGGAAAGTAAGCCTTGAAAAATACTTTCTGCTCTTGAAGCCATGAACGTGAATAAAAGGGTCCCACAAACTAGGGAAATAATCCAGGAAAGAAACCTGGAAACACAGTCTGGAGGTACTGGGAAATCAAACTTAGCATCAGaagtttttgagaaaagaaaatatacaagaggaaaaaaggagtCTCTGAAAGACTAGATCCTGATAAAAAGAATGCTCTCCCCCAGAAGTGGGGCCAGAAATCCGGAAGCCAATCCACGTGGAAAGACGGGAACACGGCCCTGTGTGCCCAGGTGCGAGGCAACCAAGGCAGGTTTGGGTAGGAAGGCTCACCGCCCCTTCTAGGGACGTGCGCCCTAGTCAGGGGGGGCATCCCTGGGAACTCAGAGGCAGGTCTCGGGTGATGCCGCCGACAATCCCCACACTCACTGACTTTCACAAATCCTGGCTGATTCAAATGGAAGGGACACCTGTATCTCCTGATGTTGTCAAGCGTCACTTGTGTCCCTACTAGATGCTGAAATACCTTTTCCTGTGAAACAACTGAGTCAAATCTTCTGCGTATTTTAACTTTTCCTTGtcttgtaagagttctttatatattccaatacaaattctttgatataagcattgcaaatattttctcccagactgCTTGCCTTTTGTTATTTCATTGTACCCtgaagaacaaaagttttaaattttgatcaagtccaattcaccaattttttttcttttacagtttgtGCATTTTATGGTCTAAGAATTTTTTGTCCAGCCCAAAGTTGCaaagattttccttttatatttccttatagaagttttatagttttaagttttagaTTTAGGTTGCTAGaccattttgaatttatttttatatatggtttaatgttcatttgttcattagtttgatgttcatttttttttttctgttttgctatcCACTTGATccaccaccatttgttgaaaaggtttTTCTTTCCCTACTAAATTACTTTGGCACCTTAATAAAAAATGAGTTGACCAggctgtgcacagtggctcacacttgtcatcctagcattttgggaggctagggcaggaggatagcttgaggccaggagtttgagaccagcctgggcaacatagtgagaccactgtctctacaaaaaattaaaaaatgagccatgagtggtggcacatacctatagtcccagctacttgggaggctgaggcaggagcattgcttgagcccaggagtttgaagttacagggagctatgatgacaccactatattCCTTAAGacaagtgagaccttgtctcaagaaaaaaatgaattgaccACACATATGTAGTGTAGGTGTATTTCTGGACCCTATTTTGCTCCATTTATCTATGTGTCTTTGCCAAAAGAAAACTGTCTTATTGTAGCTTTATATTTTGTAGTAAGTCCTGAAATAAGGCGGGGTAATTCATCTAATTTTGATCTTCTgcttaaaaaatttctttgattattccaagttctttgaatttccataaatatttagaatcagtttgtcaatttctatgGGTCTCCTAGAATTTGGTTGAGATTGAgttaaatctatagatcagtaAGGGAGTATTAATAATACCAAATCTTCCAATTCGTGGACAGGGTATATATGTCCATttgtttaggtcttctttaatttctcttagcaatGTGTTGCAGTTTTTAGTAAAGAAGTGTTGGTcatcttttgttatatttattaccAGTGTAGGGGGTGAAAGGAGCTTCCCTTTTGCCCTCTGAAGTCCCTATGAAAGGAGTCTGCTAAATTTGACAGTAGATTaccaggagaaaaggcatacaaatctATTAATGAGCAAGTGCATGGGTGCCATGCATGGtatgaaaattcaaagaaaggCCCACTGGTTGAAGCTTATACCCTCTTCATAGGGGAGAGGAAAGTGGAAGATGTAAGGAATTTTAGGGGGAGAGTAACTGATTTTGGGG encodes the following:
- the LOC123638191 gene encoding uncharacterized protein C6orf201-like, translated to MELLHSYKSEEDQKKCENPELSGLERILARHQFPKEISLTPKPSRVPSWRRKAVNNVSDGWKKCHLWKRNTKDPPMSTIVVRNLIQENVPRRHSLRNISKKLKKNANHS